One Novosphingobium sp. EMRT-2 DNA segment encodes these proteins:
- a CDS encoding GIY-YIG nuclease family protein — protein MRKGGWTYIMANKPRGVLYVGVTADLATRVVQHREGHGSSFCRRYNLQRLVLAEEHATIEDAIRREKALKAWKRDWKIDLIEKANPAWDDLFAVLL, from the coding sequence ATGCGCAAGGGCGGCTGGACCTACATCATGGCGAACAAGCCGCGCGGGGTGCTCTACGTCGGCGTCACCGCCGATCTGGCGACCCGCGTCGTCCAGCATCGCGAGGGACACGGATCATCCTTCTGCCGCCGTTACAACCTTCAGCGTCTGGTGCTTGCCGAGGAACACGCGACGATCGAGGACGCGATCCGGCGCGAAAAGGCGCTCAAGGCGTGGAAGCGGGACTGGAAGATCGACCTGATCGAGAAAGCCAACCCGGCGTGGGACGATCTCTTCGCGGTCCTTCTGTAG
- the argB gene encoding acetylglutamate kinase has translation MATNHEISDSYRAAMLAKAETLTEALPYLQRYAGKTFVVKYGGHAMGDPELAHDFAEDIVLLKAVGINPVVVHGGGPQIGRMLKALGIESQFVNGLRVTDKQTAEVAEMVLAGAINKELVGWIARAGGKAIGISGKDGGMVVARKVQSKAPKVINNSGEDDGEPLVVDLGFVGEPDRIDTTVIDTICAAGMIPVIAPIGVGEDGATYNINADTMAGCIAAALGASRLFLLTDVPGVLDKQKNLLTDLTPADIAELAQDGTISGGMIPKLETCVHAVEAGCEAVVVLDGRVPHAMLLEIFTSRGAGTLIRA, from the coding sequence ATGGCCACGAACCACGAAATCTCCGATTCCTATCGCGCGGCGATGCTCGCCAAGGCGGAAACGCTGACCGAGGCGCTGCCCTATCTCCAGCGCTATGCCGGCAAGACCTTCGTGGTGAAGTATGGCGGACACGCCATGGGCGATCCGGAGCTGGCGCACGATTTCGCCGAGGACATCGTGCTGCTGAAGGCAGTGGGCATCAACCCCGTGGTGGTCCACGGAGGCGGCCCGCAGATCGGACGGATGCTGAAGGCGCTGGGCATCGAATCGCAGTTCGTCAACGGCCTGCGCGTCACCGACAAGCAGACCGCCGAAGTGGCTGAAATGGTCCTGGCCGGCGCGATCAACAAGGAACTGGTCGGCTGGATCGCCCGCGCCGGCGGCAAGGCCATCGGCATTTCCGGCAAGGACGGCGGCATGGTCGTGGCCCGCAAGGTCCAGTCCAAGGCGCCCAAGGTCATCAACAACTCTGGCGAGGACGACGGTGAGCCGCTGGTGGTCGACCTGGGCTTCGTGGGCGAGCCGGACCGGATCGACACCACCGTGATCGACACGATCTGCGCCGCCGGCATGATCCCGGTGATCGCCCCGATCGGCGTGGGCGAGGACGGCGCGACCTACAACATCAATGCCGATACCATGGCCGGCTGCATCGCCGCGGCGCTGGGCGCATCGCGCCTGTTCCTGCTGACCGACGTGCCCGGCGTACTCGACAAGCAGAAGAACCTGCTGACCGACCTGACGCCCGCCGACATCGCGGAACTGGCGCAGGACGGCACGATCAGCGGCGGCATGATCCCCAAGCTCGAAACCTGCGTCCACGCGGTCGAGGCCGGGTGCGAGGCGGTGGTCGTGCTCGACGGGCGCGTGCCGCACGCGATGCTGCTGGAAATCTTCACCTCGCGCGGCGCGGGCACGCTGATCCGGGCGTGA
- a CDS encoding NupC/NupG family nucleoside CNT transporter, with translation MRVVLSLVGMGIILLVAFLLSTNRRAIRPRVVGAAFALQAGFAALVLYLPWGNAALQAAAHGVERLLGFAKAGVTFLFGPLAKPEIGGTSFAISALPVIIFFAALISILYYLGVMQLVIRWIGGGLEKITGISKVESLCAASNIFVGQSEAPLVIRPYLAALNPSQLFCVMTVGMAGVAGTILAAYASMGIRIDYLVAAAFMSAPGGILMAKTMMPDEPPTPADVAADPLPNPHDPPTLVPPAGMAAAAMNRDDVTSQPGVAASGEPVAEEHEERPANLIMAASQGAQTGVKLAVAVGAMVLAFVALVALANGILGWLGGLAGYPDLSFQQILGTVFAPMFYLLGSPTWAEAMQAGGLFGTKIVLNEFVAFIELGQDAGLSKVSVALVTFALCGFANFSSIAIQMAVTGGLAPNQRPMIAKLGIRALLAGALSNLMSAALAGLFLSL, from the coding sequence ATGCGCGTTGTCTTGAGCCTCGTCGGGATGGGCATCATCCTGCTGGTCGCCTTCCTGCTTTCCACCAACCGCCGCGCGATCCGCCCGCGCGTGGTGGGCGCAGCCTTCGCCCTGCAGGCAGGTTTCGCCGCGCTGGTGCTCTACCTGCCGTGGGGCAACGCCGCGCTACAGGCCGCGGCGCACGGCGTGGAGCGGCTGCTCGGCTTCGCCAAGGCCGGCGTGACGTTCCTGTTCGGCCCGCTCGCCAAGCCCGAGATCGGCGGGACCAGCTTCGCCATTTCGGCGCTGCCGGTGATCATCTTCTTCGCCGCTCTGATCTCGATCCTTTACTACCTCGGCGTGATGCAGCTGGTGATCCGCTGGATCGGCGGCGGGCTGGAAAAGATCACCGGCATCAGCAAGGTCGAATCGCTGTGCGCCGCGTCCAACATTTTCGTGGGGCAGAGCGAGGCGCCGCTGGTGATCCGCCCCTATCTCGCCGCGCTCAATCCCTCGCAGCTGTTCTGCGTGATGACGGTGGGCATGGCCGGCGTGGCGGGCACGATCCTGGCCGCCTATGCCAGCATGGGCATCCGCATCGACTATCTGGTCGCCGCCGCGTTCATGTCGGCGCCGGGCGGCATCCTGATGGCCAAGACGATGATGCCCGACGAGCCGCCGACACCGGCCGACGTCGCGGCCGATCCGCTGCCCAACCCGCACGATCCGCCGACGCTGGTGCCGCCCGCCGGCATGGCCGCGGCCGCGATGAACCGCGATGACGTGACCAGCCAGCCCGGCGTCGCCGCCAGCGGCGAACCGGTGGCGGAAGAACACGAGGAACGCCCCGCCAACCTGATCATGGCGGCGAGCCAGGGTGCGCAGACCGGGGTCAAGCTGGCCGTGGCGGTGGGCGCGATGGTGCTGGCCTTCGTCGCGCTGGTGGCGCTCGCCAACGGCATCCTCGGCTGGCTGGGCGGGCTGGCCGGCTATCCCGACCTCTCGTTCCAGCAGATCCTCGGCACGGTCTTCGCGCCGATGTTCTACCTGCTCGGCTCCCCCACCTGGGCGGAAGCGATGCAGGCGGGCGGCCTGTTCGGCACCAAGATCGTGCTCAACGAATTCGTCGCCTTCATCGAACTGGGGCAGGACGCCGGCCTGTCCAAGGTCAGCGTCGCGCTGGTGACGTTCGCGCTGTGCGGTTTCGCCAATTTCAGCTCGATCGCGATCCAGATGGCGGTGACCGGCGGCCTCGCCCCCAACCAGCGCCCGATGATCGCCAAACTCGGCATCCGCGCGCTGCTAGCCGGCGCGCTCAGCAACCTGATGAGCGCGGCGCTGGCGGGATTGTTCCTGTCGTTGTGA
- a CDS encoding MarC family protein, translated as MWELFVSAFVTLFVVIDPPGCAPIYAGLTAGASPAQARNMAIRATLIATGILLVFALFGEKLLSGLHIELASFRIAGGIMLFVIALDMVFEKRTERREQRAEKVRHTEVDDVSVFPMAMPMIAGPGSIATVMLLTSRAQGNEQTMVVLGALACVMVLILAALLAAGPLMRLVGQQAEAVVTRLLGVLLAALAAQYVIDGIKAQF; from the coding sequence ATGTGGGAACTGTTCGTCTCCGCCTTCGTCACGCTGTTCGTGGTGATCGATCCGCCCGGCTGCGCGCCGATCTATGCCGGGCTTACCGCCGGGGCCAGCCCCGCGCAGGCGCGCAACATGGCGATCCGCGCCACGCTGATCGCCACCGGCATCCTGCTGGTCTTCGCGCTGTTCGGGGAAAAGCTGCTGTCGGGCCTGCACATCGAGCTGGCCAGCTTCCGCATCGCCGGCGGCATCATGCTGTTCGTGATCGCGCTCGACATGGTGTTCGAAAAGCGCACCGAACGGCGCGAACAGCGCGCGGAAAAGGTCCGCCATACCGAGGTGGACGACGTCTCCGTCTTCCCCATGGCCATGCCGATGATCGCCGGGCCGGGCTCGATCGCCACGGTCATGCTGCTGACCAGCCGCGCGCAAGGCAACGAACAGACCATGGTCGTGCTGGGCGCGCTGGCCTGCGTGATGGTGTTGATCCTCGCCGCACTGCTGGCAGCCGGCCCGCTGATGCGGTTGGTGGGCCAGCAGGCCGAAGCGGTCGTTACGCGCCTGCTGGGCGTGCTGCTCGCGGCGCTGGCCGCGCAATACGTGATCGACGGGATCAAGGCGCAGTTCTGA
- a CDS encoding YggT family protein: MFLYTLVAMISYLVQIITVVVIVQFVLGLLISFNVVNMHNNGVAAIWRALNAILDPLLNPIRRIMPETGSIDLSPMALIIGLNLLMILLSGLAASGY; the protein is encoded by the coding sequence ATGTTCCTGTACACGCTCGTCGCCATGATCAGCTACCTGGTGCAGATCATCACCGTGGTGGTGATCGTCCAGTTCGTGCTGGGCCTGTTGATTTCGTTCAACGTCGTCAACATGCACAACAATGGCGTCGCCGCGATCTGGCGGGCGCTGAACGCCATTCTCGATCCGCTGCTCAACCCCATCCGCCGGATCATGCCCGAGACCGGATCGATCGACCTGTCGCCGATGGCGCTGATCATCGGCCTTAACCTGCTGATGATCCTGCTGAGCGGCCTTGCCGCATCGGGATATTGA
- the folD gene encoding bifunctional methylenetetrahydrofolate dehydrogenase/methenyltetrahydrofolate cyclohydrolase FolD → MTAAVIDGKAFAANLRGEVGKLAAAFEQQAGRKAGLAVVLVGEDPASQVYVRSKGKSTLEAGMASFEHKLPADTAEADLLAVVERLNADPAVDGILVQLPLPGHIDEQKVIATINPDKDVDGFHVTNAGRLAVGQPGFVPCTPLGCLMLLKDRLGDLSGLDAVVIGRSNIVGKPMAQLLIAESCTVTVAHSRTRNLPDVVKRADIVVAAVGRPEMVKGAWIKPGATVIDVGINRVPAAEGKTRLVGDVDYAGAAEVAGAITPVPGGVGPMTIAVLLRNALVAAYRNAGIALADGAI, encoded by the coding sequence ATGACTGCTGCCGTGATCGACGGAAAGGCCTTTGCCGCGAACCTGCGCGGCGAAGTGGGCAAGCTGGCCGCCGCGTTCGAGCAACAGGCCGGGCGCAAGGCGGGCCTGGCCGTGGTGCTGGTGGGCGAAGACCCGGCAAGCCAGGTCTATGTCCGCTCCAAGGGCAAATCGACGCTCGAGGCCGGCATGGCGAGCTTCGAGCACAAGCTGCCTGCCGATACCGCCGAGGCGGATCTGCTGGCGGTGGTCGAACGGCTCAACGCCGATCCCGCCGTCGACGGCATTCTCGTCCAGTTGCCGCTGCCCGGCCATATCGACGAGCAGAAGGTGATTGCTACGATCAACCCGGACAAGGACGTGGACGGCTTCCACGTCACCAACGCCGGGCGGCTCGCGGTGGGGCAGCCGGGCTTCGTCCCCTGCACCCCGCTGGGCTGCCTGATGCTGCTCAAGGACCGGCTCGGCGATCTTTCCGGGCTGGATGCGGTGGTCATCGGCCGTTCGAACATCGTCGGCAAGCCGATGGCGCAGCTGCTGATCGCCGAAAGCTGCACCGTCACCGTCGCGCACAGCCGCACGCGCAACCTGCCGGACGTGGTGAAGCGGGCGGACATCGTCGTCGCCGCCGTCGGCCGCCCGGAGATGGTCAAGGGCGCATGGATCAAGCCCGGCGCGACCGTGATCGACGTGGGCATCAACCGCGTGCCCGCCGCCGAGGGCAAGACCCGGCTGGTGGGCGACGTGGACTATGCCGGCGCGGCCGAAGTGGCCGGCGCGATCACCCCGGTGCCGGGCGGCGTCGGCCCGATGACGATCGCGGTGCTGCTGCGCAACGCGCTGGTCGCCGCCTATCGCAACGCCGGCATTGCGCTGGCAGACGGCGCGATCTGA
- a CDS encoding NADP-dependent malic enzyme, protein MSEESNVRFTEREALFYHNTIRPGKIEIIASKPMATQRDLSLAYSPGVAVPVRAIADDPATAYDYTAKGNLVAVISNGTAILGLGNLGALASKPVMEGKAVLFKRFADVDSIDIEVATEDPEAFINAVALLEPSFGGINLEDIKAPECFIIEQALRERLKIPVMHDDQHGTAIITAAGLVNACHLTGRDLKDVKVVVNGAGAAAIACTALIKAMGVRHDNVIMCDRSGTIWRGRSDGMDQWKSAHAVDTPARTLEEALVGADIFLGLSAAGALKPEYVKAMAPQPIIFAMANPDPEITPPEAKAARPDCIIATGRSDYPNQVNNVLGFPFIFRGALDVRATAINEEMKIAAAEAIAELARRPVPEEVAAAYGGQSMQFGHDYIIPAPFDPRLMEVVSSAVAKAAMDSGVAMKPIEDFDAYRHDLKARLNPTTSVLTNVYAQVKRNPKRVVFAEAENEVVLRAAVQFRDFGYGEPVLVGRDQLVRDKLVELGIGNPDSFEIHNSAISPHVPAMVEMLYERLQRRGFLERDVRRMVNQDRNVFASALVKLGHADALITGMTRTFSQTLKEVRQVLDPAPGKVPFGIHLMVAKNYTVFLADTTVNERPSAEDLAHMAVETAAVARRMGHEPRVAFLSFSTFGNPMGRWVEPIRGAVSILDETNPGFEYEGEMAPDAALNPKVMANYPFSRLSGPANVLIMPGLQSANISAKLLRELAGNAVIGPMLLGMEKPVQIAPMTAIAPDILTLAVLAAAGVAQ, encoded by the coding sequence ATGTCAGAGGAAAGCAACGTCCGTTTCACCGAACGCGAGGCGTTGTTCTACCACAACACGATCCGGCCCGGCAAAATCGAGATCATCGCCAGCAAGCCCATGGCGACGCAGCGCGATCTCAGCCTTGCCTATTCGCCCGGCGTGGCCGTGCCCGTGCGCGCCATCGCGGACGATCCGGCGACGGCCTATGACTATACCGCCAAGGGCAACCTGGTCGCGGTGATCTCCAACGGTACGGCCATCCTCGGCCTCGGCAATCTGGGGGCGCTCGCCTCGAAGCCGGTGATGGAAGGCAAGGCGGTGCTGTTCAAGCGCTTCGCCGACGTCGATTCGATCGACATCGAAGTCGCCACCGAAGACCCGGAAGCCTTCATCAACGCGGTGGCGCTGCTGGAGCCCAGCTTCGGCGGCATCAACCTGGAAGACATCAAGGCGCCCGAATGCTTCATCATCGAACAGGCGCTGCGCGAACGCCTGAAGATTCCGGTGATGCACGATGACCAGCACGGTACCGCGATCATCACCGCCGCCGGCCTCGTCAATGCCTGCCATCTGACTGGGCGCGATCTCAAGGACGTGAAAGTCGTGGTCAATGGCGCGGGCGCGGCGGCGATCGCCTGCACCGCGCTGATCAAGGCGATGGGCGTGCGCCACGACAACGTCATCATGTGCGACCGTTCGGGCACGATCTGGCGCGGCCGGTCCGACGGCATGGACCAGTGGAAAAGCGCGCACGCGGTTGATACGCCGGCGCGCACGCTGGAAGAGGCGCTGGTGGGCGCGGACATCTTCCTGGGCCTGTCCGCCGCCGGCGCGCTCAAGCCGGAATACGTCAAGGCCATGGCCCCGCAGCCGATCATCTTCGCGATGGCCAATCCCGATCCGGAAATCACGCCGCCCGAAGCCAAGGCGGCCCGGCCGGACTGCATCATCGCCACCGGCCGTTCGGACTATCCGAACCAGGTCAACAACGTGCTGGGCTTCCCCTTCATCTTCCGCGGCGCGCTGGACGTTCGGGCGACCGCGATCAACGAGGAGATGAAGATCGCCGCCGCCGAGGCGATCGCCGAACTGGCCCGTCGCCCGGTGCCGGAGGAAGTCGCCGCCGCCTATGGCGGGCAGTCGATGCAGTTCGGGCACGACTACATCATTCCCGCGCCGTTCGATCCGCGCCTGATGGAAGTGGTGTCCTCCGCCGTGGCCAAGGCGGCGATGGATTCGGGCGTGGCGATGAAGCCGATCGAGGATTTCGACGCCTATCGCCACGATCTGAAGGCGCGGCTCAACCCGACGACCTCGGTGCTGACCAACGTCTATGCCCAGGTGAAGCGCAACCCCAAGCGGGTGGTCTTCGCCGAGGCGGAGAACGAGGTGGTGCTGCGCGCCGCCGTGCAGTTCCGCGATTTCGGCTATGGCGAACCGGTGCTGGTGGGCCGCGATCAGCTGGTGCGCGACAAGCTCGTCGAACTCGGCATCGGTAATCCGGACAGCTTCGAGATCCACAATTCGGCGATCAGCCCGCACGTGCCGGCGATGGTCGAGATGCTCTATGAACGGCTCCAGCGGCGCGGCTTCCTGGAGCGCGACGTGCGCCGCATGGTCAACCAGGATCGCAACGTCTTCGCCTCGGCACTGGTCAAGCTCGGCCATGCCGATGCTCTGATCACCGGCATGACGCGCACCTTCTCGCAGACGCTGAAGGAAGTGCGGCAGGTGCTCGATCCCGCGCCGGGCAAGGTGCCCTTCGGGATTCACCTGATGGTCGCCAAGAACTACACCGTGTTCCTGGCCGATACGACCGTCAACGAGCGGCCGAGCGCGGAAGACCTGGCCCACATGGCGGTGGAAACGGCGGCCGTCGCCCGCCGCATGGGTCACGAACCGCGCGTGGCGTTCCTGTCGTTCTCCACCTTCGGCAATCCGATGGGGCGCTGGGTGGAGCCGATCCGCGGCGCGGTTTCGATCCTGGACGAGACGAACCCCGGCTTCGAATACGAAGGCGAAATGGCGCCCGATGCCGCGCTCAACCCCAAGGTCATGGCGAACTACCCGTTCAGCCGCCTGTCGGGGCCGGCCAACGTGCTCATCATGCCGGGGCTGCAATCGGCCAACATCTCGGCCAAGCTGCTGCGCGAACTGGCGGGCAACGCGGTGATCGGGCCGATGCTGCTGGGCATGGAAAAGCCCGTGCAGATCGCGCCGATGACCGCGATCGCGCCGGACATCCTCACCCTGGCCGTGCTCGCGGCGGCCGGTGTGGCGCAGTAA
- the mutS gene encoding DNA mismatch repair protein MutS, producing the protein MMAQYLALRQQAGDCLLFYRMGDFFELFFDDAKIAAHVLDIALTSRGEHGGAPIPMCGVPVHAAESYLARLIKAGCRVAIAEQVETPEEAKKRGGSKALVARDIVRFVTAGTLTEEALLEPRRANVLAAVCEVRGLVGIAACDISTGRMELEECEPAAMGAALARLGASEIVASEDWADAPFDAVRRPGRGFDSNAGEARLKDLHGVSTLDGFGAFTRPMLAAANGLVDYLDHVGRGRLPLLLPPVARTAGGHMAMDEATRASLEILVSTGGTRKGSLCEAIDRCVTGAGARLLAEDLSAPLTDAPAIRARLELVGWLHDDPLLRADLRAILKAAPDIGRALGRVVAGRGSPRDLGQLRDGLSEAWRLREVLTASALRPALAEALLPALGGHGALIDLYVRALVPAPPTERAQGGFIAEGYDAALDELRRAAGNSRRAIAALEAKYRDETGVSALKIRHNGVLGYFIEVPARHADKLMLPDSGFTHRQTMAGAVRFNALALHEEASRIAEAGGHALAAEEAHFEELVAAAVAAREGIAATAAALARIDVACGQAERAAEGGWALPHVVAEPVLDIAGGRHPVVEAALAAKGERFVANDCRLAPEDRLWLVGGPNMGGKSTFLRQNALIVLLAQAGGFVPADAATIGMVDRLFSRVGASDNLARGRSTFMVEMVETAAILAQASERSFVILDEVGRGTSTYDGLALAWAVVEAVHEVNRCRCLFATHYHELARLAESCDALSLHHVRAREWKGDLVLLHELAEGPADKSYGLAVARLAGVPAPVVKRAKAVLDKLEKGRASTGGLAAGLDDLPLFAAAIEAVEEKVDALRDRLNGLDIDALSPREALDLLYQLKAQANG; encoded by the coding sequence ATGATGGCGCAATATCTTGCGCTCAGACAGCAGGCGGGAGACTGCCTGCTATTCTACCGGATGGGCGATTTCTTCGAACTTTTCTTCGACGACGCGAAAATCGCCGCACACGTGCTGGACATCGCGCTGACCAGCCGGGGCGAACACGGCGGCGCGCCGATCCCGATGTGCGGGGTGCCGGTGCATGCGGCCGAATCGTACCTGGCCCGGCTGATCAAGGCGGGCTGCCGCGTCGCCATTGCCGAGCAGGTGGAAACGCCCGAGGAAGCGAAGAAGCGCGGCGGTTCGAAGGCGCTGGTCGCGCGCGACATCGTCCGCTTCGTCACCGCCGGCACGCTGACCGAGGAAGCGCTGCTGGAACCGCGCCGCGCCAACGTGCTGGCGGCGGTGTGCGAGGTGCGCGGGCTGGTGGGCATTGCCGCCTGCGACATTTCCACCGGCCGCATGGAGCTGGAGGAGTGCGAGCCGGCGGCGATGGGCGCGGCGCTGGCCCGGCTGGGCGCGAGCGAGATCGTCGCCAGCGAAGACTGGGCCGATGCCCCGTTCGACGCGGTGCGGCGGCCGGGGCGTGGCTTTGACAGCAACGCCGGCGAGGCACGGCTCAAGGATCTGCACGGCGTGTCCACGCTCGACGGTTTCGGTGCGTTCACCCGGCCGATGCTGGCGGCGGCGAACGGGCTGGTCGACTACCTCGACCATGTCGGGCGCGGCCGCCTGCCGCTGCTGCTGCCCCCGGTGGCGCGCACCGCGGGCGGCCACATGGCGATGGACGAAGCGACACGCGCTAGCCTCGAAATCCTGGTTTCCACCGGCGGCACGCGCAAGGGCAGCCTGTGCGAAGCGATCGACCGCTGCGTGACCGGCGCGGGCGCGCGGCTCCTGGCCGAGGACCTCTCCGCGCCGCTGACCGATGCGCCGGCGATTCGCGCACGGCTGGAACTGGTCGGCTGGCTGCACGACGATCCGCTGCTGCGCGCCGACCTGCGCGCGATCCTGAAGGCCGCGCCCGACATCGGCCGCGCGCTGGGCCGGGTCGTCGCCGGGCGGGGCAGCCCGCGCGATCTGGGGCAGCTGCGCGACGGCCTGTCCGAAGCCTGGCGGCTGCGCGAGGTGCTCACCGCGAGCGCACTAAGGCCGGCGCTGGCCGAGGCGCTGCTGCCGGCGCTGGGCGGGCACGGCGCGCTGATCGATCTCTATGTCCGCGCGCTGGTGCCCGCGCCGCCGACCGAACGCGCGCAGGGCGGGTTCATCGCGGAAGGCTATGACGCGGCGCTCGACGAACTGCGCCGCGCCGCCGGCAATTCGCGCCGCGCCATCGCCGCGCTGGAAGCGAAGTACCGCGATGAGACCGGCGTTTCCGCGCTGAAGATCCGCCACAACGGCGTGCTCGGCTATTTCATCGAAGTGCCCGCGCGCCACGCCGACAAGCTGATGCTGCCCGACAGCGGCTTCACCCACCGCCAGACGATGGCCGGCGCGGTGCGCTTCAACGCGCTGGCGCTGCACGAGGAGGCGAGCCGCATCGCCGAGGCGGGCGGGCATGCGCTGGCGGCCGAGGAAGCGCATTTCGAGGAGCTGGTCGCCGCCGCCGTCGCCGCGCGCGAAGGCATCGCCGCCACCGCCGCCGCGCTGGCGCGGATCGACGTCGCCTGCGGGCAGGCCGAACGCGCGGCCGAAGGCGGCTGGGCGCTGCCGCATGTCGTGGCCGAGCCCGTGCTGGACATCGCCGGTGGACGGCATCCGGTGGTGGAAGCGGCGCTCGCGGCCAAGGGCGAACGCTTCGTCGCCAACGATTGCCGGCTCGCGCCCGAGGACCGGCTGTGGCTGGTCGGCGGCCCCAACATGGGCGGCAAGTCCACCTTCCTGCGCCAGAACGCGCTGATCGTGCTGCTGGCGCAAGCGGGCGGGTTCGTGCCCGCCGACGCCGCGACGATCGGCATGGTCGACCGGCTGTTCAGCCGCGTCGGCGCGTCGGACAACCTCGCGCGCGGGCGATCGACCTTCATGGTCGAGATGGTGGAGACCGCCGCCATTCTCGCGCAGGCCAGCGAACGCAGCTTCGTCATCCTCGACGAAGTGGGGCGCGGCACCTCGACGTACGACGGCCTCGCGCTCGCCTGGGCGGTGGTGGAGGCGGTCCACGAGGTCAACCGCTGCCGTTGCCTGTTCGCCACGCATTACCACGAACTCGCGCGGCTGGCCGAAAGCTGCGACGCGCTGTCGCTCCACCATGTCCGCGCGCGCGAATGGAAGGGCGACTTGGTACTGCTGCACGAACTGGCCGAAGGGCCGGCGGACAAGAGCTATGGCCTCGCCGTCGCCCGGCTGGCCGGCGTGCCCGCGCCGGTGGTCAAGCGCGCCAAGGCGGTGCTCGACAAGCTGGAGAAAGGCCGCGCCTCCACCGGGGGCCTGGCCGCCGGGCTGGACGACCTGCCGCTGTTCGCCGCCGCGATCGAGGCGGTGGAGGAGAAGGTCGATGCCTTGCGCGACCGGCTCAACGGGCTGGACATCGACGCGCTGTCCCCGCGCGAGGCCTTGGACCTGCTTTACCAACTGAAGGCGCAGGCGAATGGTTGA
- a CDS encoding queuosine precursor transporter produces the protein MQDTAPHRAAPAPQTPISASTSSAIPRSLFAFALLYGGLAVLAGVLGTKLASLGHWPLLGDLAVESGIFAFLLLVILASAVAELFGQDMANRLVRFGFVPLIVSMVLLSLVIHVVPPAPFWSDQEAFARLLGQGARMQFAGLISYGTSQTLNVYLFSRIAGGRGRLLMLRAWIASMLSQIVDTVLFITISFYGQDLPIGAIMEGQIISKLVLSTIMVPPGIWLFVRLGRWLDAPR, from the coding sequence ATGCAAGACACCGCCCCGCACCGGGCCGCACCGGCGCCGCAGACCCCGATCTCCGCATCGACCTCCTCCGCGATCCCCCGCTCCCTGTTCGCCTTCGCGCTGCTCTATGGCGGGCTGGCCGTGCTGGCGGGCGTGCTGGGGACCAAGCTCGCCTCGCTGGGCCACTGGCCGCTGCTGGGCGATCTGGCGGTCGAATCCGGGATCTTCGCGTTCCTGCTGCTGGTGATCCTGGCCAGCGCCGTGGCCGAACTGTTCGGGCAGGACATGGCCAACCGGCTGGTGCGCTTCGGCTTCGTGCCGCTGATCGTGTCGATGGTGCTGCTTTCGCTGGTCATCCATGTGGTGCCGCCCGCGCCGTTCTGGTCGGATCAGGAGGCTTTTGCCCGCCTGCTGGGGCAAGGCGCGCGGATGCAGTTCGCCGGGCTGATTTCCTACGGCACCTCGCAGACGCTCAACGTCTATCTGTTTTCCCGTATCGCCGGCGGGCGGGGTCGGCTGCTGATGCTGCGCGCGTGGATCGCCAGCATGCTGTCGCAGATCGTCGATACGGTGCTGTTCATCACCATCTCGTTCTACGGGCAGGACCTGCCGATCGGCGCGATCATGGAAGGGCAGATCATCTCCAAGCTGGTGCTGTCGACGATCATGGTGCCGCCGGGCATCTGGCTGTTCGTGCGGCTGGGGCGCTGGCTGGACGCGCCACGCTGA
- a CDS encoding 5'-methylthioadenosine/S-adenosylhomocysteine nucleosidase (Enables the cleavage of the glycosidic bond in both 5'-methylthioadenosine and S-adenosylhomocysteine) yields MVELTPLGNRRVLFVMAAEPEYGPHLRARFTPLITGIGPVEAALHTGVALARLDAAGQLPDLIVCLGSAGSRRCALGSVHQIASVSWRDMDASPLGIEPGVVPYLDEPKELPLETPLDLPVATLSSGGDVVSGDHWDHVSADMVDMETYAVARAARTFGVPLIGLRGVSDGPGELAGAHDWHKLLGYLDGELAKAVDLLHGL; encoded by the coding sequence ATGGTTGAACTTACCCCGCTCGGCAACCGGCGCGTGCTGTTCGTGATGGCGGCGGAACCGGAATACGGCCCGCACTTGCGCGCGCGCTTCACCCCGCTGATCACCGGCATCGGCCCGGTGGAGGCCGCGCTGCACACCGGCGTGGCGCTGGCCCGGCTGGACGCGGCGGGGCAATTGCCGGACCTGATCGTCTGCCTCGGCTCGGCCGGATCGCGCCGCTGCGCGCTGGGCTCGGTCCACCAGATCGCCAGCGTCTCGTGGCGCGACATGGACGCCTCGCCGCTCGGCATCGAACCCGGCGTGGTGCCTTATCTCGACGAGCCGAAAGAGCTTCCGCTGGAAACCCCGCTGGACCTGCCGGTCGCCACGCTATCCAGCGGGGGCGACGTGGTCAGCGGCGACCACTGGGACCACGTCTCGGCCGACATGGTCGACATGGAAACCTACGCCGTCGCCCGCGCCGCGCGCACCTTCGGCGTGCCGCTGATCGGCCTGCGCGGCGTCAGCGACGGCCCCGGCGAACTGGCGGGCGCACACGACTGGCACAAGCTGCTGGGCTACCTCGATGGGGAGCTGGCCAAGGCGGTGGACTTGTTGCACGGGCTGTAG